One Melanotaenia boesemani isolate fMelBoe1 chromosome 8, fMelBoe1.pri, whole genome shotgun sequence DNA segment encodes these proteins:
- the LOC121644635 gene encoding phosphoglucomutase-1-like, with the protein MQTLCAPNDTLDLRLETMENSPLQVLTVPTAPYPDQRPSISGLRKKVYVFQSKRKYLHNFIQSIFSSIDLRDRQGSTMVVGGDGRFFNRAAIEVIVQMAAANGVGRLIIGHHGIMSTPAVSCVIRKYKAIGGFILTASHNPGGPGGDFGIKFNIANGGPANEAITDKIFQISRTIEEFAICPGLHVDLKTLGKQTFDLENKFKPFTVEIVDSVESYANLLRNIFDFAALKEFLSGENHIRIRLDAMHGVVGPYVKRILCEELGCPANSAINCVPMEDFGGQHPDPNLMYATDLVDSMKDGHYDFGAAFDADGDRNMILGKHGFFVTPSDSLAVIADNIFCIPYFQHTGVRGFARSMPTSAALDRVAKATKIELYETPAGWKFFGNLMDAGMLSLCGEESFGTGGDHIREKDALWAVLAWLSILATRKQSVEDIVKDHWLKYGRNYFTRYDYENVDIDAACDMMEDLEIMISDKSFVKQRFAVEDKIYQVEKSDSFEYTDPVDSTISRNQGLRIIFSDGSRIIYRLSGTSSDGATVRIYIDSYEKDVIFEDTQVMLAPLATIALKISQLHHRTGRSGPSVIT; encoded by the exons ATGCAAACCCTCTGCGCTCCAAACGATACATTGGATCTTCGCTTGGAAACAATGGAGAACAGTCCTCTACAGGTTCTGACCGTCCCTACAGCCCCCTACCCAGACCAGAGACCCAGCATCAGCGGCCTGAGGAAAAAGGTCTATGTGTTCCAGTCCAAGAGGAAATATCTGCACAACTTTATCCAAAGTATCTTCTCCTCCATCGACCTGCGGGACCGCCAGGGTTCCACCATGGTGGTGGGAGGAGATGGACGCTTCTTCAACAGAGCTGCTATTGAGGTCATTGTGCAGATGGCAGCTGCCAACGGG GTTGGCCGGCTGATCATCGGACACCACGGGATAATGTCAACGCCGGCCGTCTCCTGCGTGATCAGGAAATACAAAGCCATCGGTGGCTTCATCCTCACTGCCAGCCACAACCCCGGTGGACCTGGTGGAGACTTTGGCATTAAATTTAATATCGCAAATGGAG GCCCAGCCAATGAAGCCATCACAGACAAGATTTTTCAGATCAGTAGAACCATCGAAGAGTTTGCCATCTGTCCAGGACTGCATGTGGATCTGAAAACGCTGGGAAAACAGACGTTTGATCTGGAGAACAAGTTCAAACCCTTCACAG TGGAAATTGTGGACTCTGTGGAGTCTTATGCAAACCTGCTGAGGAACATCTTTGACTTTGCTGCTCTGAAGGAGTTTCTGTCTGGTGAGAACCACATCAGGATAAGACTTGATGCCATGCATGGAG TGGTTGGACCGTACGTGAAGAGAATACTGTGTGAGGAGTTGGGTTGTCCTGCTAATTCTGCCATCAACTGTGTTCCTATGGAGGATTTTGGGGGTCAACACCCAGATCCTAACCTCATGTACGCTACAGATCTGGTTGACAGCATGAAAGACGGACATTATGATTTTGGTGCAGCGTTTGATGCTGATGGG GACCGCAACATGATCCTGGGCAAACATGGCTTCTTTGTCACCCCATCTGACTCCTTGGCTGTGATTGCTGACAACATCTTCTGCATCCCATACTTTCAACATACGGGAGTGAGAGGATTCGCTCGCAGCATGCCCACAAGCGCAGCGTTAGACAG AGTAGCCAAAGCAACAAAAATAGAGCTATATGAAACTCCTGCTGGGTGGAAGTTTTTTGGGAACCTCATGGATGCAGGCATGCTGTCTTTGTGTGGAGAAGAAAGCTTTGGTACAG GGGGAGACCACATTCGTGAAAAGGATGCGCTTTGGGCCGTGCTAGCGTGGCTGTCCATTCTTGCCACCAGAAAGCAGAGCGTGGAAGACATTGTTAAGGACCACTGGCTAAAATATGGAAGGAACTACTTCACTAG ATACGACTATGAGAATGTTGATATAGATGCGGCATGTGACATGATGGAAGATTTGGAGATAATGATCTCAGACAAGTCTTTTGTGAAGCAGAGATTTGCTGTGGAGGACAAAATCTACCAAGTAGAAAAATCAGACAGCTTTGAGTACACAGACCCTGTCGATAGCACCATCTCCAGAAACCAG GGGCTGCGGATTATCTTCTCTGATGGCTCTCGAATCATCTACAGACTCAGCGGGACGAGTAGTGACGGGGCAACAGTTCGGATCTACATTGACAGCTATGAGAAGGACGTTATTTTTGAGGACACGCAG GTGATGCTGGCACCTCTTGCAACGATTGCTTTGAAGATTTCTCAGCTTCATCACCGGACGGGTCGGAGCGGCCCGTCAGTCATCACATGA